From Pseudoalteromonas sp. R3, one genomic window encodes:
- the rsmF gene encoding 16S rRNA (cytosine(1407)-C(5))-methyltransferase RsmF: MDNKTYIPNEFIDDVASYIPAHLTMDDFIASCRKGLRRAIRVNTLKMSQQEFEHQAAQLHWQIEPIPWCEHGYWLTRPDEEEKNLPIGNTALHLSGCIYVQEASSMLPPMALATSLAPGDKVLDMAAAPGSKTSQLAALMDNQGILVANELSSSRLKTLAATLKRMGVANCALSHFDGQVFGDYMYESFDHILLDAPCSGEGTVRKDPDALKNWSLASNQDIAEVQKTLIHSAFMALKPGGTLVYSTCTLTPLENQQVCEHLLDTFAGDVEVAPLHDLFPEADKAATEQGYLHVWPQIYDSEGFFIAKFKKTASAVNPQQKKKKGQFPFSPCAKKDLQVFETSIKQQFGIKALPGQLMSRDKELWLFPPDMETLQEKIKYSRIGIKVATTHKNGVKLEHEFATCLGHLATSNTFALNAEQAKAYFQGQDIRLDAVGPAQGEVVLTLCGAPVGLGKWQKAKIKNKLPRDLVLNGQLITWV; the protein is encoded by the coding sequence TTGGACAATAAAACTTATATTCCCAATGAATTTATTGATGATGTCGCCAGCTACATACCTGCGCATCTGACTATGGACGATTTCATCGCCAGCTGCCGCAAGGGCTTAAGACGTGCGATTCGTGTCAATACGCTGAAAATGTCACAACAAGAATTTGAACATCAGGCAGCACAACTGCACTGGCAAATTGAGCCTATCCCTTGGTGTGAACACGGCTACTGGCTGACCCGCCCTGATGAAGAAGAAAAGAACCTGCCTATCGGCAATACAGCGCTGCACCTTAGCGGCTGTATTTATGTTCAGGAGGCAAGCTCCATGCTACCTCCTATGGCACTGGCCACATCTCTGGCCCCCGGGGACAAGGTACTGGATATGGCCGCAGCGCCAGGGTCGAAAACATCTCAACTGGCAGCTCTGATGGATAACCAGGGAATACTGGTTGCTAATGAGCTCTCCTCATCCCGACTAAAGACTCTGGCCGCTACTCTCAAACGTATGGGTGTTGCAAACTGCGCATTGTCACATTTTGATGGCCAGGTGTTTGGTGATTACATGTATGAGAGTTTTGACCATATCTTACTCGATGCGCCTTGCTCAGGAGAAGGGACGGTCCGTAAAGACCCTGATGCGCTCAAAAACTGGTCACTGGCATCCAATCAAGACATTGCTGAAGTACAAAAAACACTGATCCATAGTGCCTTTATGGCACTCAAACCCGGCGGCACTTTAGTGTATTCGACCTGTACTCTGACCCCATTGGAAAACCAGCAGGTCTGTGAACACCTGCTAGACACCTTCGCTGGAGATGTTGAGGTAGCCCCACTCCATGATCTGTTCCCTGAGGCCGATAAAGCAGCGACTGAGCAAGGTTATCTGCATGTGTGGCCACAGATCTACGACAGTGAAGGATTTTTTATCGCAAAATTCAAAAAAACAGCCAGTGCTGTAAACCCCCAGCAGAAGAAAAAGAAAGGACAATTCCCGTTCTCGCCCTGCGCTAAGAAAGACTTACAAGTATTTGAGACCAGTATCAAACAACAGTTTGGGATCAAGGCCCTGCCCGGGCAATTGATGAGCCGGGATAAAGAGCTATGGTTGTTTCCACCAGACATGGAAACGCTTCAGGAAAAGATAAAATACTCACGCATAGGTATCAAAGTTGCCACGACTCATAAAAATGGCGTGAAGCTGGAGCATGAGTTTGCAACTTGTCTGGGTCACCTGGCAACCAGCAATACCTTCGCACTGAATGCCGAACAAGCAAAAGCTTACTTTCAGGGACAGGATATTCGTCTTGACGCTGTGGGTCCTGCCCAAGGTGAGGTGGTACTTACGCTATGTGGTGCACCTGTCGGGCTTGGCAAATGGCAGAAGGCCAAAATCAAGAACAAGCTTCCGCGGGATTTAGTCCTAAATGGCCAGTTGATAACTTGGGTATAA
- a CDS encoding ArsJ-associated glyceraldehyde-3-phosphate dehydrogenase: protein MTIKVGINGFGRMGRLTMRALWQTAGIEIVKINDPGGDAYTLAHLMTFDSVHGKWEWEAEARDEKTMVIADKRIAVEQQTQLEKIDWSDCDLVIEASGKLKSKEKLAGYFSQGVKQVVVTAPVKEEGVLNVVMGVNHQLFDADSHSIVTAASCTTNCLAPVVKVLQDNIGIKHGSMTTIHDITNTQTIIDAPHKDLRRARACGTSLIPTTTGSATAITHIFPELKGKLNGHAVRVPLTNASITDCVFEVNRETTVEEINGWMEQAAQGDLAGILGYETRPLVSIDYKTDPRSAIVDALSTMVVNGTQVKLYVWYDNEWGYANRTADLVRHVIAQRWG from the coding sequence ATGACTATTAAAGTAGGTATCAATGGATTCGGACGCATGGGCAGGCTCACCATGCGAGCACTATGGCAAACTGCAGGAATTGAAATTGTTAAAATCAATGACCCAGGCGGCGACGCGTATACACTGGCTCACCTGATGACTTTTGATTCAGTGCATGGCAAATGGGAATGGGAAGCCGAGGCCAGAGACGAGAAAACCATGGTGATTGCAGATAAACGCATCGCAGTGGAGCAGCAAACTCAGTTGGAAAAAATTGACTGGTCAGACTGTGATTTAGTGATAGAAGCCAGTGGTAAATTGAAAAGCAAAGAAAAGCTGGCTGGCTATTTTTCTCAGGGTGTAAAACAGGTGGTTGTAACTGCGCCTGTGAAAGAAGAGGGGGTTCTGAATGTCGTGATGGGCGTTAACCATCAGCTATTTGATGCTGACTCTCACTCTATTGTCACAGCGGCCTCATGCACAACTAACTGTCTGGCGCCTGTAGTTAAAGTTCTGCAGGACAACATCGGTATTAAACACGGCTCGATGACGACTATACACGACATCACAAATACCCAGACGATTATTGATGCTCCGCATAAAGATTTGCGCAGAGCGCGCGCCTGCGGTACCAGCTTAATTCCGACAACAACAGGGTCGGCAACGGCAATTACCCATATTTTCCCAGAACTTAAAGGCAAGTTGAATGGTCATGCCGTGCGGGTGCCGCTGACCAATGCATCGATCACAGACTGTGTGTTTGAAGTTAACCGTGAAACCACAGTGGAAGAAATCAATGGCTGGATGGAGCAGGCTGCACAAGGGGACCTGGCAGGCATTCTGGGCTATGAAACGCGGCCTCTGGTGTCTATCGATTATAAAACAGACCCTCGCAGTGCCATTGTAGATGCGCTGTCTACTATGGTTGTAAATGGCACTCAGGTC